The Pseudanabaena galeata CCNP1313 genome includes a region encoding these proteins:
- a CDS encoding ferredoxin:protochlorophyllide reductase (ATP-dependent) subunit N yields MALEPCTELPVKITADIPVLKERGQREVFCGLTGIVWLHRKMQDAFFLVVGSRTCAHLIQSAAGVMIFAEPRFGTAILGERDLAGLADANEELDRVVDQLLERRPDIGTLFLVGSCPSEVIKLDLAKAAERMNQRFFPKVRILNYSGSGIETTFTQGEDACLGSMVPVLPRSQDEPSLMVVGSLADVVEDQFRRLFDKMGIGPVYFFPPRRAANLPPIGKGTKLLLAQPFLSETVRSLIARGATLLPSPYPFGIEGTTSWLKTAADAWNIADDQFEQAIAPSVSRGKIALERYRQALTGRKAFLFPDSQLEIPLARFLSRECGMELVEVGTPYIDRLLMDSEINLLPVGTALSEGQDVEKQLDRCREARPDITVCGLGLANPLEAEGMATKWSIELVFSPIHGYDQAADLAELFARPLERRRRLTV; encoded by the coding sequence ATGGCTCTAGAGCCTTGCACGGAATTACCTGTCAAAATTACTGCTGATATTCCCGTACTTAAGGAACGGGGACAAAGAGAGGTTTTTTGTGGCTTGACGGGAATCGTTTGGCTACATCGCAAAATGCAGGATGCTTTTTTTCTGGTAGTCGGTTCTCGTACCTGCGCCCATTTGATCCAATCAGCAGCAGGTGTGATGATTTTTGCCGAGCCAAGATTTGGCACAGCAATTCTCGGCGAACGAGATCTGGCTGGACTTGCGGATGCTAACGAAGAACTTGATCGGGTTGTCGATCAGTTATTAGAGCGTCGCCCTGATATTGGGACTTTGTTCTTAGTGGGATCATGTCCCTCTGAGGTAATTAAGCTTGATCTCGCCAAAGCTGCCGAACGCATGAATCAGAGATTCTTTCCAAAAGTCAGAATCCTCAATTATTCAGGCAGTGGTATTGAAACTACATTTACTCAGGGTGAAGATGCTTGTCTGGGATCAATGGTTCCCGTATTGCCCCGTAGCCAAGATGAACCAAGCCTAATGGTGGTTGGTAGCCTTGCGGATGTGGTGGAAGACCAATTCCGAAGACTATTTGACAAGATGGGCATTGGCCCTGTTTATTTCTTTCCACCTCGTCGTGCGGCAAATTTGCCGCCCATCGGGAAAGGTACGAAATTACTACTAGCGCAGCCATTTTTAAGCGAAACTGTGCGATCGCTAATAGCTCGCGGCGCAACCCTGTTACCATCGCCCTATCCCTTTGGGATCGAAGGGACGACTTCATGGTTAAAGACTGCTGCTGATGCTTGGAATATTGCTGATGACCAGTTTGAACAGGCGATCGCCCCCTCTGTAAGCCGTGGCAAAATTGCTTTAGAGCGCTATCGTCAAGCCTTGACAGGTCGAAAAGCATTTCTATTCCCTGACTCACAGTTAGAAATTCCTTTGGCACGTTTTCTGTCTAGAGAATGTGGCATGGAGCTAGTCGAAGTCGGTACGCCTTATATTGATCGCCTATTGATGGACAGCGAGATTAACCTACTACCAGTTGGCACAGCACTTTCAGAAGGTCAGGATGTGGAAAAGCAGCTTGATCGCTGTCGCGAAGCTAGACCTGATATTACCGTCTGTGGTTTAGGGCTTGCCAACCCTCTCGAAGCTGAAGGTATGGCAACTAAATGGTCAATCGAATTAGTATTTTCACCGATTCATGGTTATGACCAAGCTGCCGACTTAGCAGAATTGTTTGCTCGTCCACTTGAGAGACGACGACGACTGACAGTTTAA
- a CDS encoding resolvase has product MNPAYSHAELKSDHNYELMDVEAIQKALGRSRASIYRYANTDPAQGLLNLPYDPNRLNPELRQSDREPLLFHPTEVSRFAKDVLKMKQVTIQVQESTQNETNRLLREILQELRSLNQAISSIRNPQP; this is encoded by the coding sequence ATGAATCCTGCGTATTCCCACGCTGAACTAAAATCCGATCATAACTACGAGCTAATGGATGTAGAAGCAATCCAAAAAGCATTAGGGCGATCGCGTGCTTCTATATATCGCTATGCCAATACCGATCCAGCCCAAGGTTTACTGAACTTACCTTACGATCCAAACAGGCTAAATCCTGAACTCCGCCAAAGCGATCGCGAACCTTTGTTATTTCACCCCACTGAGGTGTCAAGATTTGCGAAGGATGTCCTGAAAATGAAACAAGTGACAATTCAGGTGCAAGAGTCTACTCAAAATGAGACTAATCGATTATTACGAGAAATTTTGCAAGAACTGCGATCGCTTAATCAAGCAATTAGTTCTATCCGTAATCCCCAGCCATAA
- a CDS encoding M16 family metallopeptidase — MLSFLSRGLATAIAVVMLSNLPLSWQSSWWQLSGNQAYAAQPDLVAKTATSSSKPSSQSPDLLTGNVVKTVLDNGLTVLTKEVNTAPVVTVQVWYRVGSQNEKTGITGISHQLEHLLFKGTKERPIQFGRLFSALGSNSNAFTSYDMTAYFGTTGSDKLDAMLRLEADRMVNTVAGENELKSERTVVLSELDGGNNNPGTRLYRQVMLAAYPESSYGWPVIGYRPDVENYTVEDIQNYYRTFYRPDNATLVIVGNFNTADTLKKVREIYGEIAAPPKPKVLITPEAQQSKPKPPEPKSAQEPIRLKEPGSVPFLQAVYPNLPKINDPDVAAIDVMDSILTLGRSSRLYQALVETGLASSASGSGSAMIGTGWYFMGATPTAGKSLEELDRLLLAEVDKLQTQPITAEELERAKTSMRASYILGNRDVNSQAIQIGYNQTVAKDYRYSDRYLSAIDKVTSADVRRVAKQYLQRDRRVVGYFEPSVITAGAGTTPSNAHSSNAFQPSSPVDPAEVAKYLPESALVAKAAIPPEVNPDKFTLSNGLKVLLLSDRSTPSVTLVGEINAGAGFDSVEKAGLAGLTAQNITNGTTTKDALTLASRLENRGASLGFSAGRESVGISGISLSKDLPIVIDQLADLLQNANFPAKEFELNLQRNLLAYKSEMDNPNSLVRRIFQSTLYPKGHPFQAMRTEETLKSLTREDLAKFYKTYYRPDNTILTLMGDFDPAEVKALLEEKLGKWQATGKAPNFQYPKVPNLERTNEKQATLAGKTQAVTIIGHPSISRFDPQYYPALLLNQVVGGDTLASRLGTEIRDRLGLTYGIYSYFQAGRPPQGAFMVQMQTSGKDTEKAIAATVALLRDVRDKGITQAEFDVAKKSLLNSFSTEFADPDSVASSLLSDEIYGLPVGDFYKFPQRIQSVTFDQVNRAAKELLQPDNLLIVSVVPKAEK; from the coding sequence ATGCTCTCTTTTTTGAGTCGAGGCCTAGCTACAGCGATCGCTGTAGTGATGCTCAGTAACTTGCCCCTATCTTGGCAATCATCTTGGTGGCAATTGTCAGGTAATCAAGCCTATGCTGCTCAGCCTGATCTAGTTGCCAAAACCGCTACATCCTCTAGTAAACCCTCTAGTCAATCGCCTGATTTGCTAACGGGTAATGTCGTTAAAACTGTTTTGGATAATGGCTTGACGGTTTTAACCAAAGAAGTAAATACAGCTCCAGTGGTCACTGTCCAAGTATGGTATCGCGTTGGTTCTCAAAATGAAAAAACGGGAATCACAGGTATTTCCCATCAACTGGAACATTTGCTATTTAAAGGAACCAAGGAGCGTCCGATCCAGTTTGGACGATTGTTTAGTGCATTAGGTAGTAACTCTAATGCTTTTACTAGCTATGATATGACGGCTTATTTTGGGACAACAGGCAGCGATAAGCTGGATGCAATGCTCAGACTGGAAGCCGATCGCATGGTTAATACTGTCGCTGGTGAAAATGAGCTCAAAAGTGAACGTACTGTCGTTTTATCGGAACTAGATGGCGGAAACAATAACCCAGGCACAAGGCTTTATCGACAGGTGATGTTAGCCGCATATCCAGAGAGTTCTTACGGTTGGCCCGTGATTGGCTATCGTCCTGATGTTGAGAACTATACGGTTGAGGATATCCAAAATTATTACCGTACTTTTTACCGTCCTGACAATGCCACGCTGGTAATTGTTGGCAATTTCAACACCGCAGACACACTCAAAAAGGTACGTGAAATCTATGGTGAGATCGCCGCTCCCCCAAAACCTAAAGTTTTAATTACCCCTGAAGCCCAACAAAGTAAACCTAAACCACCAGAGCCGAAATCAGCGCAGGAGCCAATTCGTCTCAAAGAACCTGGTAGTGTGCCATTTTTGCAAGCAGTCTATCCGAACTTGCCTAAAATCAATGATCCAGATGTGGCGGCGATCGATGTGATGGACAGCATTTTGACATTGGGTAGAAGCTCTCGACTCTATCAAGCTTTGGTGGAGACAGGCTTAGCCAGTAGTGCTAGTGGTAGTGGTTCGGCGATGATTGGCACGGGTTGGTATTTTATGGGTGCGACTCCGACCGCAGGTAAATCCCTCGAAGAACTCGATCGCCTGCTACTAGCTGAAGTTGACAAGCTGCAAACGCAGCCGATTACAGCCGAAGAACTGGAGCGGGCGAAAACCAGTATGCGCGCAAGCTACATTCTCGGCAATCGGGATGTGAATTCACAGGCTATTCAAATCGGTTATAACCAAACCGTAGCTAAGGATTATCGCTATAGCGATCGCTATTTGAGTGCAATCGATAAAGTCACAAGTGCGGATGTTCGGCGTGTAGCCAAGCAATATTTACAACGCGATCGCCGAGTGGTCGGATATTTTGAGCCATCGGTGATTACGGCTGGGGCAGGGACTACGCCTAGCAATGCTCACTCTTCAAATGCATTTCAACCTAGTTCTCCCGTTGATCCTGCTGAAGTTGCCAAGTACTTACCTGAGAGTGCTTTAGTTGCTAAGGCTGCAATTCCCCCTGAGGTAAATCCTGATAAGTTCACTTTATCTAATGGGTTGAAAGTTCTGTTATTAAGCGATCGCAGTACTCCATCTGTAACTTTAGTGGGTGAAATCAATGCAGGAGCAGGTTTTGACTCAGTTGAGAAAGCTGGTTTAGCAGGGCTTACGGCTCAAAATATCACCAACGGCACAACAACTAAAGATGCATTAACCCTAGCTTCACGGTTAGAAAATCGTGGAGCCAGTTTAGGATTTTCGGCTGGTCGCGAAAGTGTGGGTATCTCTGGCATATCACTGTCCAAGGATTTGCCAATTGTGATCGATCAATTAGCTGACTTGCTCCAAAATGCAAATTTTCCAGCTAAGGAATTTGAACTCAATCTTCAGCGTAATCTCCTCGCCTATAAGTCAGAGATGGATAACCCCAACTCTTTAGTGCGTCGGATTTTTCAATCAACGCTCTATCCTAAGGGACATCCATTTCAGGCGATGCGAACGGAAGAAACGCTCAAGTCTTTAACCCGTGAAGATTTAGCTAAGTTCTACAAGACCTACTATCGACCTGACAATACGATTCTCACGCTCATGGGTGACTTCGACCCTGCGGAGGTGAAAGCCTTACTCGAAGAAAAATTGGGTAAATGGCAAGCTACAGGTAAAGCGCCAAATTTCCAATACCCAAAAGTTCCAAATCTTGAGCGTACTAATGAAAAGCAAGCGACTCTAGCAGGTAAAACTCAGGCGGTAACCATCATCGGTCATCCGAGTATTTCCCGCTTCGATCCTCAGTATTACCCAGCGCTCTTGCTGAATCAGGTTGTCGGTGGTGATACCTTAGCTAGTCGTCTTGGTACAGAAATTCGCGATCGCCTTGGTTTGACCTATGGCATTTACAGCTATTTCCAAGCGGGTAGACCACCACAGGGAGCATTTATGGTGCAGATGCAAACCAGTGGTAAGGATACAGAAAAGGCGATCGCAGCCACGGTGGCTTTGCTCAGAGATGTTCGCGATAAAGGTATCACTCAAGCTGAATTTGATGTGGCAAAAAAGAGCTTGCTTAATAGCTTTAGTACTGAGTTTGCAGACCCTGACAGTGTGGCAAGTTCTCTGCTCAGTGATGAAATCTACGGCTTACCAGTCGGCGATTTCTATAAGTTCCCTCAGCGTATTCAGTCGGTTACTTTTGATCAGGTCAATCGTGCGGCTAAGGAATTATTACAACCCGATAATCTTTTGATTGTCTCGGTAGTTCCTAAAGCTGAAAAATAG
- a CDS encoding tRNA (5-methylaminomethyl-2-thiouridine)(34)-methyltransferase MnmD gives MDKLSLFPTEDGSVTFWSDTFQETFHSSHGAKHEAEAKFVIPAKIAEKARIQTQLNILDVCYGLGYNSAAAIACVSELPDRSANLHIIALENNLEVPQKAIAAGLVSIWQPAITQILKTAAETQSVVTENLSLQLLIGDARQTISQVPTQWADAIFLDPFSPLHCPQLWTVEFIQLLVNCLKPDGYLVTYSSSAAVRTAMLLAGLEIGAITPVGRKSPSTIAAFSPIPLPPISDTEAAFLKTRAAIPYRDRTLQSTAAEIIASRQAEQKNSKLPPSSSLRKKV, from the coding sequence ATGGACAAGCTTTCCCTTTTCCCTACTGAAGACGGCTCAGTTACTTTTTGGTCAGACACATTTCAAGAAACATTTCATAGCTCCCACGGTGCAAAACACGAAGCCGAAGCTAAATTTGTCATACCTGCCAAAATTGCCGAAAAAGCCAGAATCCAAACTCAACTCAACATCCTCGATGTTTGCTATGGCTTAGGCTACAATAGCGCTGCTGCGATCGCCTGTGTCTCCGAATTACCTGATCGCAGTGCAAATCTCCATATCATTGCTCTCGAAAACAACCTCGAAGTCCCCCAAAAAGCGATCGCCGCAGGATTAGTCAGTATTTGGCAACCTGCGATCACGCAAATCTTAAAAACTGCTGCTGAAACTCAATCCGTAGTTACCGAAAATTTATCTTTACAACTATTAATTGGTGATGCAAGGCAAACAATTAGCCAAGTTCCAACTCAATGGGCTGATGCAATCTTTCTCGATCCCTTCTCACCGCTTCACTGTCCCCAACTCTGGACAGTCGAGTTTATCCAACTTTTAGTCAACTGCCTCAAACCTGACGGCTATCTGGTTACTTACTCCTCATCCGCCGCCGTCCGTACCGCCATGCTGTTGGCAGGACTAGAAATAGGGGCGATCACACCAGTTGGACGCAAATCCCCCAGCACGATCGCCGCTTTTTCACCTATACCCTTACCACCTATTTCCGACACCGAAGCCGCTTTTTTAAAAACTCGTGCGGCGATTCCCTACCGCGATCGCACCTTACAAAGTACAGCCGCCGAAATAATTGCTAGCCGTCAAGCCGAACAAAAAAACAGCAAACTTCCTCCAAGTTCTAGCCTCCGCAAAAAAGTTTAG
- a CDS encoding GNAT family N-acetyltransferase yields MLDLPEQFLTLQTPRLILRKLAITDADDIFAYASDPQVTTYTAWATHRSINETYEYLNNFVFQMYRSGKGMNWGIVMKKNGKLIGTCSLHTTSVHRRAELGYVLSRNYWGKGLMTEAAKSAIAFGFHVMHLQRIQAICDVNNVSSARVLEKAEMQFEGILHNYLFYKERSWDVKMYAITRSLDL; encoded by the coding sequence ATGCTAGATCTGCCTGAACAATTTTTAACACTGCAAACACCACGGCTTATCTTGCGAAAATTGGCGATTACTGATGCTGATGATATTTTTGCCTATGCCAGTGATCCGCAAGTAACCACTTACACTGCATGGGCAACGCATCGGTCGATTAATGAAACCTATGAATATTTGAACAACTTTGTCTTTCAGATGTATCGTTCTGGAAAGGGAATGAATTGGGGAATAGTGATGAAAAAGAATGGCAAATTAATTGGAACTTGTAGTTTGCATACCACATCTGTCCATCGACGTGCTGAACTGGGATATGTGCTATCCAGAAATTATTGGGGTAAGGGATTAATGACTGAGGCAGCAAAATCGGCGATCGCCTTTGGCTTTCATGTTATGCATTTGCAAAGGATACAAGCCATTTGCGATGTAAATAATGTTTCCTCCGCTAGGGTTTTAGAAAAAGCAGAAATGCAATTTGAGGGGATTTTGCATAACTATCTTTTTTATAAAGAGCGATCGTGGGATGTAAAGATGTATGCGATTACGCGATCGCTAGATCTCTAA
- the bchB gene encoding ferredoxin:protochlorophyllide reductase (ATP-dependent) subunit B, with the protein MELTLWTYEGPPHVGAMRIATSMEGVHYVLHAPQGDTYADLLFTMIERRDRRPPVTYTTFQARDLGGDTAEMVKTSVRDAYERFKPQVMLVGESCTAELIQDQPGSLAKGMGIPIPIVSLELPAYSKKENWGASETLYHLVRTLLLPVVPAPNTPRPKRDPHIRPKANILGPTALGFRCRDDIREVIKLLGEIGVDVNVVAPMGATPDDLMRIPDADFNICLYPEIALTTCTWLTRSFAQPVVKIVPIGVGATRDFIAEIGRVADIDVSQALARSQSDTLGNWDAARVSSGAEANASRLPWYSRSVDSTYLTGKRVFIFGDATHALAAARIATEELGFTLVGIGTYSREFAREVREVAKKHGLEAVISDDYLAVEAKVAEAAPELVLGTQMERHIAKRLGIPCAVISAPIHVQDVPARYSPQMGWEGANVIFDSWVHPLMMGLEEHLIGMFREDFEFAEGHMSHLHTAPSQENRRETLTTESVGEAIAIASTGGSNQAVLTPVEVTQELQGITWSADGEAELKKIPFFVRGKIKRNTEKFASDRGLTSITVETLYDAKAAIGK; encoded by the coding sequence ATGGAATTAACCCTCTGGACTTACGAAGGTCCTCCCCATGTGGGAGCGATGCGAATTGCAACTAGCATGGAAGGAGTGCATTATGTACTTCACGCACCACAGGGCGACACTTACGCCGATCTACTGTTTACGATGATCGAGCGACGCGATCGCCGTCCGCCTGTAACCTATACGACTTTTCAAGCTCGTGATCTGGGTGGTGATACTGCCGAGATGGTCAAGACTTCAGTACGTGATGCCTATGAAAGATTTAAGCCTCAAGTAATGTTGGTTGGCGAGAGTTGCACTGCTGAGTTGATTCAAGATCAGCCAGGCTCTCTCGCCAAAGGCATGGGCATACCAATTCCGATCGTCAGTTTAGAATTGCCAGCTTATTCCAAAAAAGAGAATTGGGGCGCGAGTGAAACTCTATATCACTTAGTTCGCACTTTACTTTTGCCTGTTGTCCCTGCACCAAACACACCAAGACCTAAGCGCGATCCTCATATTCGTCCCAAAGCTAATATCTTAGGCCCAACAGCATTGGGCTTTAGGTGTCGTGATGATATTCGCGAAGTGATTAAGTTGCTTGGGGAAATTGGCGTTGATGTGAATGTAGTCGCACCAATGGGAGCAACACCAGATGACTTAATGCGGATTCCCGATGCTGATTTTAATATTTGCCTCTATCCTGAGATCGCCCTCACAACTTGTACTTGGTTGACCCGCAGTTTTGCCCAACCAGTCGTCAAGATAGTGCCAATCGGTGTTGGCGCAACTCGTGACTTTATTGCGGAAATTGGTAGGGTTGCAGATATTGATGTTAGTCAAGCTCTAGCGCGATCGCAGTCCGACACTTTAGGGAACTGGGATGCTGCGCGAGTCTCATCGGGGGCTGAAGCTAATGCTTCCAGACTTCCTTGGTATTCGCGATCGGTTGACTCCACGTATCTAACGGGTAAGCGCGTATTCATCTTTGGTGATGCGACTCATGCCTTAGCGGCAGCAAGAATTGCTACGGAAGAATTGGGCTTTACCCTTGTTGGTATTGGAACCTATAGCCGAGAATTTGCGCGAGAAGTACGCGAAGTGGCGAAGAAGCATGGACTCGAAGCCGTGATTAGTGATGATTATCTTGCTGTGGAAGCTAAAGTTGCTGAAGCCGCTCCAGAACTAGTGCTTGGCACTCAGATGGAACGACATATTGCCAAACGCTTGGGTATCCCTTGCGCGGTAATTTCTGCACCAATCCACGTTCAAGATGTACCTGCTCGTTACTCACCTCAAATGGGTTGGGAAGGTGCGAATGTGATTTTTGATAGCTGGGTGCATCCTTTGATGATGGGTCTAGAGGAGCATTTGATTGGGATGTTCCGTGAAGACTTCGAGTTTGCGGAAGGACATATGAGCCATTTGCATACTGCTCCATCACAGGAGAATCGCCGCGAAACGTTGACAACAGAATCAGTGGGAGAGGCGATCGCGATCGCCTCGACAGGTGGTTCTAATCAAGCCGTTCTTACGCCCGTGGAAGTGACTCAAGAGTTGCAGGGAATTACTTGGAGCGCTGATGGTGAAGCTGAGTTGAAGAAGATTCCCTTCTTTGTACGTGGCAAAATCAAGCGCAATACTGAGAAATTCGCTAGCGATCGTGGACTCACTTCGATCACCGTAGAAACTCTCTACGACGCAAAAGCAGCGATCGGCAAGTAA
- a CDS encoding DUF554 domain-containing protein — protein MLDFWTKTSGTWINVLAIAFGTFLGLILRGRFLSQSLPILKQAIGLITMFVSINMANSLLKVKAGALDGVILSLIALIIGGVIGELGQIEKRLESVGDWLKAKFKGKGKFTEGFVAASLLFCIGPMAIIGSLNNGLRGEDNLLVLKSALDGFISIVFASTYGIGVGFSALPVALYQGSLSLLAGNLAQSLPDPTNAQPVLIITGVGGLMLLGLGLNLLELAKVRVASFLPALAIAPLVYWLADSLQ, from the coding sequence ATGTTAGATTTTTGGACTAAAACCAGTGGGACTTGGATTAATGTTTTGGCGATCGCCTTTGGTACATTCCTCGGACTCATTTTACGCGGTCGTTTTCTTTCTCAGTCGTTACCCATTCTCAAACAAGCGATCGGGCTAATCACCATGTTTGTCAGCATAAATATGGCAAATAGCTTACTTAAGGTTAAAGCTGGCGCTTTAGATGGTGTGATTCTATCGCTGATTGCGTTAATCATTGGCGGTGTGATTGGTGAATTAGGGCAAATCGAGAAACGTTTAGAATCGGTTGGCGATTGGTTAAAAGCGAAATTTAAGGGCAAAGGTAAATTTACAGAAGGGTTTGTTGCGGCGAGTCTTTTATTCTGTATTGGACCAATGGCAATTATTGGCAGCCTCAATAACGGACTCAGAGGCGAAGATAATCTTTTGGTTCTCAAGTCGGCTCTAGACGGTTTTATTTCAATCGTATTTGCTAGCACCTATGGAATCGGTGTTGGATTCTCGGCTTTGCCCGTTGCTCTGTATCAAGGCAGTTTATCTTTGCTTGCAGGAAATTTAGCGCAAAGCTTACCCGATCCCACTAATGCTCAGCCCGTACTAATTATTACAGGCGTTGGGGGCTTAATGCTTTTGGGGCTAGGTTTAAACTTGTTAGAACTCGCTAAAGTCAGAGTTGCATCTTTTTTACCAGCTTTAGCGATCGCGCCATTAGTTTACTGGCTAGCAGATAGTCTTCAATAA
- the bchL gene encoding ferredoxin:protochlorophyllide reductase (ATP-dependent) iron-sulfur ATP-binding protein: MTKCEDGEGSVQVHQDPGMVIEGALVIAVYGKGGIGKSTTSSNLSAAFSHLGKRVLQIGCDPKHDSTFTLTKRMVPTVIDVLETVDFHSEELQTNDFMFEGYNGVMCIEAGGPPAGTGCGGYVTGQTVKLLKEHHLLEDTDVVIFDVLGDVVCGGFAAPLQHAHYCLIVTANDFDSIFAMNRIVAAIQSKAKNYRVRLGGIIANRSEGTDQIDKFNDRVGLKTLAHFRTVDAIRRSRLKKCTVFEMEPDPEVLEVQQEYLKLAKGMLENAEPLYAQPLKDREIFDLLGFD, encoded by the coding sequence ATCACTAAATGTGAAGATGGAGAAGGTAGTGTTCAGGTACATCAAGATCCAGGAATGGTTATTGAAGGTGCTTTGGTAATTGCCGTCTACGGTAAAGGCGGTATCGGTAAATCTACCACTTCCTCGAATCTATCAGCAGCATTCTCTCACCTTGGCAAGCGCGTCCTCCAAATTGGGTGCGATCCTAAGCATGACAGCACCTTCACTCTCACTAAGAGAATGGTTCCAACTGTAATCGATGTTCTCGAAACCGTTGACTTCCATTCTGAAGAGTTACAGACCAATGACTTCATGTTTGAAGGCTATAACGGAGTCATGTGTATTGAAGCTGGTGGTCCCCCTGCTGGTACTGGTTGCGGCGGCTATGTCACAGGTCAAACCGTTAAACTCCTTAAAGAACATCATCTACTTGAAGATACTGATGTTGTGATTTTTGATGTATTGGGTGATGTCGTCTGTGGTGGTTTTGCAGCACCATTGCAACATGCTCACTACTGCTTGATTGTTACGGCAAATGACTTTGACTCCATCTTCGCAATGAATCGCATCGTCGCCGCGATTCAATCAAAAGCGAAAAACTATCGTGTTCGCCTCGGTGGTATTATTGCTAACCGTAGTGAAGGAACTGATCAGATTGACAAGTTCAATGATCGCGTTGGTCTGAAAACCTTGGCGCATTTCCGCACCGTTGATGCCATCCGTCGCAGTCGGTTGAAAAAATGCACAGTGTTTGAAATGGAGCCAGATCCTGAAGTTCTCGAAGTACAGCAAGAATATCTCAAGCTGGCTAAGGGGATGCTGGAAAATGCTGAGCCACTGTATGCTCAACCACTGAAGGATCGTGAAATTTTCGACCTCCTTGGTTTTGACTAA
- a CDS encoding PP2C family protein-serine/threonine phosphatase — translation MSLSLPPRNRSLPSQPDIDNASVMVMKDLKDLLRRMSQDQNKIHELLSFLGYALRSFSNLNQFLELIPLIASRVTDSDGGALILFKASGQMRLESLHCPERNQGGMKAQQVRTAIERAIQQVLTGSPTALDEMVSRYLGADVHLYGTSVLVKNAVRGRLYIFSRKPDYIWTDNKRTLMRLVADQTSVGLENHELTTELIKKERQDREMEIGAEIQRQLLPRTCPKIQGIEISAKCSTASRVGGDYYDFIPMQKGDRWSFVVGDVMGKGVPAGLIMTMTRGMLRAEVLNNHSPSKILEHLNEVMYEDLEKSHRFVTMFYSEYDPETQILSFSNAAHTPALHWRAKTRSVHALDTMGALIGLEAGSKYEERSTHLNSGDVVIYYTDGFTEAASPEGDRFDEENLRKALDWACQNCFPLSDDVTRPQMILDYIFQEVQNFIGEGHTHTDDMTLVVMHIKDKALVN, via the coding sequence ATGTCTCTATCATTGCCACCTAGAAATAGATCACTCCCATCACAGCCAGATATCGACAATGCCTCTGTGATGGTGATGAAGGATCTCAAAGACCTGCTCAGACGGATGAGTCAGGATCAAAATAAAATCCATGAGCTACTTAGCTTTTTGGGTTACGCTCTCCGCAGCTTTAGTAACCTCAATCAGTTTTTAGAATTAATTCCCCTGATTGCCAGTCGTGTGACTGACTCAGATGGTGGTGCGCTAATTTTATTTAAGGCAAGTGGACAAATGCGCCTAGAGTCTTTGCATTGTCCTGAGCGCAATCAAGGCGGCATGAAAGCGCAACAAGTAAGAACGGCGATCGAACGAGCGATCCAACAGGTCTTAACAGGCAGTCCAACCGCTCTTGATGAGATGGTCAGTCGCTATCTAGGTGCAGATGTCCATTTGTACGGCACATCGGTTTTAGTCAAAAATGCAGTGCGCGGTCGCCTTTATATTTTCAGCCGTAAACCTGATTATATTTGGACAGATAACAAGCGGACTTTGATGCGCCTTGTTGCCGATCAAACCTCAGTTGGTTTAGAAAATCATGAACTCACTACCGAATTAATCAAAAAAGAGCGTCAAGATCGGGAGATGGAGATCGGCGCAGAAATCCAGCGCCAACTCTTACCACGCACCTGTCCCAAGATTCAAGGTATTGAGATCTCAGCGAAATGCTCTACGGCTAGCCGAGTAGGTGGCGACTATTATGACTTTATCCCGATGCAAAAGGGCGATCGCTGGAGTTTTGTGGTCGGTGATGTGATGGGCAAGGGCGTTCCCGCAGGATTAATCATGACCATGACAAGAGGGATGTTGCGAGCAGAAGTATTAAATAACCATTCTCCCAGCAAAATTTTGGAACATCTCAATGAGGTGATGTATGAAGATTTAGAGAAATCTCATCGCTTCGTGACCATGTTTTATTCAGAATATGATCCCGAAACGCAGATTCTTTCCTTTAGTAATGCCGCCCATACTCCTGCCTTACATTGGCGAGCCAAGACAAGATCTGTTCATGCCCTCGATACCATGGGGGCTTTGATCGGCTTAGAGGCTGGGTCGAAGTATGAAGAACGCAGCACTCACCTAAATTCAGGTGATGTCGTCATCTATTACACTGATGGCTTCACTGAGGCGGCTAGTCCAGAAGGCGATCGCTTTGACGAAGAAAATCTTCGCAAAGCCCTAGACTGGGCTTGTCAAAATTGTTTTCCCCTTTCTGATGATGTGACTCGTCCACAAATGATTCTTGACTACATCTTCCAAGAAGTGCAAAACTTTATTGGAGAAGGGCATACTCACACTGATGATATGACCCTCGTGGTTATGCATATAAAAGATAAAGCCCTAGTAAATTAA